Proteins encoded in a region of the Paucibacter sediminis genome:
- a CDS encoding serine/threonine protein kinase, with protein sequence MSKPKPAPLPAGTVVGGYQIIKKLAAGGFGVVYLAEDPEHHLVALKEYLPSSLAERSPGELTPRVKPEKQPLYRLGLRSFFEEGRSLAQISHPSVVSVLNFLRENETVYMVMNYLQGDTLQDFIVTARDLKRDKVFRESTIRSLFDEILKGLRIVHQHKMLHLDIKPANIFITNDNKAVLLDFGAAREVLSKEGNFIRPMYTPGFAAPEMYRRDGALGPWTDIYAIGACIYACMQGYPPNDAPQRLEKDRLALSLSRLRNVYSDNLIEVTEWCMSLDPLARPQSVFALQKELARETERRYTKLSFSERLKLQLENLKAGAKA encoded by the coding sequence ATGTCAAAGCCGAAACCGGCGCCCTTGCCTGCGGGGACGGTAGTTGGGGGCTACCAGATCATCAAGAAGTTGGCGGCAGGCGGATTCGGTGTGGTTTATCTCGCCGAAGATCCCGAGCACCACCTGGTGGCCCTGAAGGAATACCTTCCCTCGTCCCTGGCGGAGCGCTCCCCCGGAGAACTCACTCCACGCGTCAAGCCCGAGAAGCAGCCCCTGTATCGACTCGGGTTGCGCAGCTTCTTTGAGGAAGGGCGTTCGCTCGCCCAGATCTCGCACCCCAGCGTCGTCTCGGTGCTGAACTTCCTGCGCGAGAACGAAACCGTCTACATGGTGATGAACTATCTGCAGGGCGACACCCTGCAGGACTTCATCGTCACCGCGCGCGACCTGAAGCGCGACAAGGTCTTCCGCGAGTCCACCATCCGCTCGCTGTTCGACGAGATCCTCAAGGGCTTGCGCATCGTGCATCAGCACAAGATGCTGCACCTGGACATCAAGCCGGCCAACATCTTCATCACCAATGACAACAAGGCGGTGCTGCTGGACTTCGGCGCGGCGCGCGAGGTGCTGAGCAAGGAAGGCAACTTCATCCGCCCGATGTACACGCCCGGCTTTGCCGCGCCCGAGATGTACCGCCGCGATGGCGCTTTAGGCCCCTGGACCGACATCTACGCCATCGGCGCCTGCATCTACGCCTGCATGCAGGGCTATCCGCCCAACGACGCACCGCAGCGCCTGGAGAAGGACCGCCTGGCGCTGAGCCTGTCGCGCCTGCGCAATGTCTATTCCGACAACCTCATCGAGGTGACCGAGTGGTGCATGTCGCTGGACCCGCTGGCGCGCCCGCAGAGCGTGTTCGCGCTGCAGAAGGAATTGGCGCGCGAGACCGAGCGCCGCTACACCAAGCTGAGCTTCAGCGAGCGCCTCAAGCTCCAGCTTGAGAACCTCAAGGCAGGGGCCAAGGCGTGA
- the rph gene encoding ribonuclease PH, whose amino-acid sequence MSAEYQRAGERAAAALRPVRITRHYTCHAEGSVLIEFGNTKVLCTASVEEKVPPHKRGSGEGWVTAEYGMLPRATHTRSDREAARGKQSGRTQEIQRLIGRSLRCVFDLALLGERSIHLDCDVLQADGGTRTAAITGAYVAAHDAVSWLLAQGKIAQSPIKDAVAAISVGMLEGTPLLDLEYTEDSACDTDMNVVMTGSGGFVELQGTAEGLAFNRLEMNAMLDLAEKGIKDLLAAQRKALGLWA is encoded by the coding sequence ATGTCTGCTGAATACCAACGCGCCGGCGAGCGCGCTGCCGCTGCTTTGCGCCCGGTGCGCATCACGCGCCACTACACCTGCCATGCCGAGGGCTCGGTGCTGATCGAGTTCGGCAACACCAAGGTGCTGTGCACCGCCTCGGTGGAAGAGAAAGTGCCGCCGCACAAGCGCGGCTCGGGCGAGGGCTGGGTCACGGCCGAGTACGGCATGCTGCCGCGCGCCACCCATACCCGCAGCGACCGCGAGGCCGCGCGCGGCAAGCAGAGCGGCCGTACCCAGGAGATCCAGCGCCTGATCGGCCGTTCGCTGCGCTGCGTGTTCGACCTGGCCCTGCTGGGCGAGCGCAGCATCCACCTCGACTGCGATGTGCTGCAGGCCGACGGCGGCACGCGCACCGCCGCCATCACCGGTGCCTATGTGGCCGCGCACGATGCGGTCAGCTGGCTGCTGGCGCAAGGCAAGATTGCCCAATCGCCCATCAAGGATGCCGTCGCCGCGATCTCGGTGGGCATGCTGGAGGGCACGCCGCTGCTGGACCTCGAGTACACCGAAGACTCGGCCTGCGACACCGACATGAATGTGGTGATGACCGGCTCGGGCGGCTTTGTGGAACTGCAGGGCACGGCCGAGGGCCTGGCCTTCAACCGCCTGGAAATGAACGCCATGCTGGACCTGGCCGAAAAAGGCATCAAGGACCTGCTCGCGGCGCAGCGCAAGGCCCTGGGTCTGTGGGCATGA
- the gmk gene encoding guanylate kinase: MEYPGNLFVVAAPSGAGKSSLVKALLELDAKLDVSISHTSRAPRGQEQHGREYWFTTPEEFRAMADRGEFFEWAEVHGNLYGTSRAAIEARMAHGDDVVLEIDFQGALQIKKLFPYAVLVFILPPSWEELEQRLKRRGDTEPSVIAKRMANARVEVAQAQQFDFVVVNAVFETALFDLKAIVHAQRLKYAAQRRNRSAVFRALDLP, encoded by the coding sequence ATGGAATATCCCGGCAATCTCTTCGTCGTCGCCGCCCCCAGCGGCGCCGGCAAATCCAGCCTGGTGAAGGCCTTGCTGGAACTCGACGCCAAGCTGGACGTCTCGATCTCGCACACCTCGCGCGCGCCGCGCGGCCAGGAACAGCATGGCCGCGAATACTGGTTCACCACGCCGGAGGAGTTCCGCGCCATGGCCGACCGTGGCGAGTTCTTCGAATGGGCCGAGGTGCATGGCAATCTCTACGGCACCTCGCGCGCTGCCATCGAGGCCCGCATGGCGCATGGCGACGACGTGGTGCTGGAGATCGATTTCCAGGGCGCCCTGCAGATCAAGAAGCTGTTCCCCTACGCGGTGCTGGTGTTCATCCTGCCGCCCAGCTGGGAGGAACTGGAGCAGCGCCTGAAACGCCGCGGCGACACCGAGCCGAGCGTGATCGCCAAGCGCATGGCGAATGCCCGCGTCGAGGTGGCGCAGGCCCAGCAGTTCGATTTCGTGGTGGTGAATGCGGTGTTCGAGACCGCTCTTTTCGACCTGAAAGCCATCGTGCACGCGCAGCGGTTAAAATACGCGGCTCAGCGTCGCAACCGTTCCGCGGTTTTCCGAGCTCTGGACCTGCCCTGA
- a CDS encoding CaiB/BaiF CoA transferase family protein codes for MSQGPLAGLRVIEFAGIGPGPMAGMLLADMGAEVIVVERPAALRTLGGGEAMNRGKRSICVDLKSAVGVAAIKRLVESADALIEGYRPGVMERLGLGPEAFEAQHPRLVYGRVTGWGQTGPLAQAAGHDINYVALTGVLAIASRAGQAPTLPATLLGDMAGGAMFLAFGVVCALLEAQRSGRGQVVDAAMIDGVGALSSLVHSLRGIGMWGDDPAQNFFLHGSPFYDSFECADGRHITLGAIEPPFYKLLLQKLDLEHLDAQLQYDHRHWPAARAEVAARIKQKTRDEWTALLEGSDVCFAPVLSLAEAAQHPHQRARGNFVEVDGKIQPASAPRFARTPGPAPRPFPQPGQDTHAVLAALGLGEAEIAAMARA; via the coding sequence ATGAGTCAGGGGCCATTGGCAGGCTTGCGCGTGATCGAATTTGCCGGCATCGGGCCGGGCCCCATGGCCGGCATGCTGCTGGCCGATATGGGCGCCGAGGTGATCGTGGTGGAACGCCCCGCGGCGTTGCGCACCCTGGGCGGCGGCGAGGCCATGAACCGCGGCAAGCGCTCCATCTGCGTAGACCTGAAGTCGGCCGTCGGCGTCGCCGCCATCAAGCGCCTGGTGGAGAGCGCCGACGCGCTGATCGAAGGTTACCGGCCGGGCGTGATGGAACGATTGGGCCTGGGGCCCGAGGCCTTCGAAGCGCAGCACCCGCGTCTGGTCTATGGCCGCGTCACCGGCTGGGGCCAGACCGGGCCACTGGCCCAGGCCGCCGGCCACGACATCAACTATGTGGCGCTCACCGGCGTGCTCGCGATCGCCTCGCGCGCCGGCCAGGCCCCCACCCTGCCCGCCACCCTGCTGGGCGATATGGCAGGCGGCGCGATGTTCCTGGCCTTCGGCGTCGTCTGCGCCCTGCTGGAGGCGCAACGCTCCGGCCGAGGCCAGGTGGTGGACGCCGCCATGATCGACGGCGTGGGCGCACTCAGCAGCCTGGTGCATTCGCTGCGCGGCATCGGCATGTGGGGCGACGATCCGGCGCAGAACTTCTTCCTGCACGGCTCGCCCTTCTACGACAGCTTCGAGTGCGCGGACGGGCGGCACATCACGCTGGGCGCGATCGAGCCGCCGTTCTACAAGCTGCTGCTGCAGAAGCTGGACCTGGAGCATCTGGACGCCCAGCTGCAATACGACCACCGCCACTGGCCGGCGGCACGCGCCGAGGTCGCCGCACGCATCAAGCAAAAGACGCGCGATGAATGGACCGCCTTGCTGGAGGGCAGCGACGTCTGCTTCGCGCCGGTGCTGAGCTTGGCCGAAGCGGCCCAGCATCCGCACCAGCGCGCGCGCGGCAACTTCGTGGAGGTGGATGGCAAGATCCAACCGGCAAGTGCGCCACGCTTTGCGCGCACGCCGGGGCCGGCGCCGCGCCCATTCCCGCAGCCCGGCCAGGACACGCACGCCGTGCTGGCCGCACTGGGCCTGGGCGAGGCCGAGATCGCCGCCATGGCCCGCGCATAA
- the hemW gene encoding radical SAM family heme chaperone HemW, which translates to MRPGTLSLAALPPLSLYVHLPWCLKKCPYCDFNSHEWKDGRQLPVDTARAYLGALRADLEAALPLIWGRPVVSIFIGGGTPSLFAPEQIAELISDIRARLPLEPGCEITLEANPGTFERDRFRGFAAAGVTRLSIGVQSFDDAKLKALGRVHDGAQARAAIEEAAQAFETFNIDLMYALPGQSLAELEQDLTLALGYAPPHLSVYHLTIEPNTRFAIAPPVVPDADLASDMLDLITAQTGARGMERYEVSAYARAGHRCTHNLNYWQFGDYLGIGAGAHSKLSFPHRVLRQVRWREPASYMAKAGEGAAVSNEHEVARKELPFEFMLNALRLREGVPMQQFLERTGLPPSSIAEALQQGRGKGLLELDPLRIQPTPRGFDFLSDLQSLFLA; encoded by the coding sequence ATGCGCCCGGGCACCTTGAGCCTGGCCGCCTTGCCGCCGCTCTCGCTCTATGTGCACCTGCCCTGGTGCCTCAAGAAATGCCCTTATTGCGACTTCAACTCGCATGAGTGGAAGGATGGCCGGCAGCTGCCCGTGGACACCGCGCGCGCCTACCTCGGCGCGCTGCGCGCCGACCTGGAGGCCGCGCTGCCGCTGATCTGGGGCCGGCCGGTGGTGAGCATCTTCATCGGCGGTGGTACGCCCAGCCTGTTCGCCCCCGAGCAGATTGCCGAGCTGATCTCCGACATCCGCGCGCGCCTACCGCTCGAGCCAGGCTGCGAGATCACGCTGGAGGCCAACCCCGGTACCTTCGAGCGCGACCGCTTCCGCGGCTTTGCCGCGGCCGGCGTGACGCGCCTGTCGATCGGCGTGCAGAGCTTTGACGATGCGAAGCTCAAGGCCTTGGGCCGGGTGCATGACGGCGCGCAGGCGCGCGCCGCGATCGAGGAGGCCGCCCAGGCCTTCGAGACCTTCAACATCGACCTGATGTATGCGCTGCCGGGCCAGAGTCTGGCCGAGCTGGAGCAAGACCTGACCCTGGCGCTGGGCTATGCGCCGCCGCATCTGTCCGTCTACCACCTTACCATCGAGCCGAATACGCGCTTCGCGATCGCGCCGCCGGTGGTGCCCGATGCCGATTTGGCCAGCGACATGCTGGACCTGATCACCGCGCAAACGGGCGCCCGGGGCATGGAGCGCTACGAGGTCTCGGCCTATGCGCGCGCCGGCCACCGCTGCACGCACAACCTCAACTACTGGCAGTTTGGTGACTATCTGGGCATCGGCGCGGGGGCGCACAGCAAGCTGAGCTTCCCGCACCGGGTGCTGCGCCAGGTGCGCTGGCGCGAACCGGCCAGCTATATGGCCAAGGCGGGCGAGGGCGCGGCGGTGTCCAACGAGCACGAGGTGGCGCGCAAGGAGTTGCCCTTCGAGTTCATGCTCAACGCGCTGCGCCTGCGCGAGGGCGTGCCGATGCAGCAATTCCTGGAGCGCACCGGCCTGCCGCCTTCCAGCATCGCCGAGGCCTTGCAGCAGGGCCGCGGCAAGGGCCTGCTGGAGCTCGATCCGCTGCGCATCCAGCCCACCCCGCGCGGCTTCGATTTCCTCAGCGACCTGCAGTCGCTGTTCCTCGCCTAG
- the rpoZ gene encoding DNA-directed RNA polymerase subunit omega, whose translation MARITVEDCLVKIPNRFQLVLAATYRARMLSQGHTPKIESKNKPGVTALREIAAGEVGIEMLRKVPV comes from the coding sequence ATGGCCCGCATCACCGTTGAAGACTGCCTCGTCAAGATCCCGAATCGCTTCCAGCTGGTGCTCGCCGCGACCTACCGCGCCCGCATGCTGAGCCAGGGCCACACGCCCAAGATCGAAAGCAAGAACAAGCCCGGCGTGACCGCACTGCGCGAAATCGCCGCTGGTGAAGTCGGCATCGAGATGCTGCGCAAGGTGCCGGTCTAA
- the greB gene encoding transcription elongation factor GreB, with the protein MSKAFTKESDGDDDEDMALPALPSGTRNYITPAGYARLRAEFMTLLDEERPKIVEIVSWAAKNGDRSENGDYLYGKKRLREIDRRLRFLTKRLDIAEVADPSLHYGSDQIFFGATVTYANAKGEERTITIKGIDESDSLNGEVSWVSPIARALLKAREGDEVQLMTPGGVERLEVLEVRYPKPQLG; encoded by the coding sequence ATGAGCAAGGCCTTCACCAAGGAAAGCGATGGCGATGACGACGAGGACATGGCGCTGCCCGCCTTGCCGTCGGGAACACGCAACTACATCACCCCCGCGGGCTATGCGCGGCTGCGTGCCGAGTTCATGACCCTGCTGGACGAGGAGCGCCCCAAGATCGTCGAGATCGTCTCCTGGGCGGCCAAGAATGGCGATCGCTCGGAGAACGGCGACTACCTCTACGGCAAGAAACGCCTGCGCGAGATCGACCGCCGCCTGCGCTTTCTCACCAAACGTCTGGACATCGCCGAGGTGGCCGATCCCAGCCTGCACTATGGCAGCGACCAGATCTTCTTCGGCGCCACCGTTACCTATGCCAATGCCAAGGGCGAGGAACGCACCATCACCATCAAGGGCATCGACGAGAGCGACAGCCTGAACGGCGAGGTGAGCTGGGTTTCGCCGATCGCGCGCGCGCTCCTGAAGGCCCGCGAGGGCGACGAGGTGCAGTTGATGACGCCCGGCGGCGTGGAGCGCCTTGAGGTGCTTGAGGTGCGCTACCCCAAGCCCCAGCTCGGCTAG
- a CDS encoding RelA/SpoT family protein: MGFRSFAVARLPAALTGLSGITKTSPEPTQAEAASFDALLHKLAYLPKGDIKRIREAYKFADEAHLGQFRASGEPYITHPIAVAGICADWRLDAQAIMAALMHDAMEDCGVTKTELIERFEAPTAELVDGLTKLDKLQFSTKEESQAESFRKMLLAMARDVRVILIKLADRLHNMRTMGAMAFEKRRRIARETLDIYAPIAHRLGLNEIYRELQELSFQYIHPWRHAALSKAIAKARGNRRDLVSRIERDVIKAFNEAGQKAEIQGREKTLFSIYKKMREKHLSFAQVSDIFGFRIIVAELPECYLALGVLHQLYKPQPGRFKDYIAIPKPNGYQSLHTTLVSPLGTPVEFQMRTETMHMVAEKGVAAHWLYKNKGDPLAAQQLGSRWLQSLIDIQDETRDANEFLEHVKIDLFPDAVYVFTPKSKIMALPRGATPVDFAYAIHSDVGDHCVAAKVNGEPVPLRAELRSGDVVEIISAAGARPNPAWLSFVRTGRARSKIRHFLKNLEQEESRELGQKMLAQALRAEGLAMPSLDDEDNSASQLWQDLARWAGNRHVDELLIEIGLGRKIATIVAKKLARMLAEQGQRPDAVMLSMGRFGADDGPAQGQVTIDGTEGASVRLASCCRPIPGDDIKGYLGRGEGLVVHTGECQVGRRLFQRDSEHWIAVAWGEELSRSFEAAVGVLMKNGKGVLAQIATAVSSAEADITHIAMTDEAQARETAEMQLLLSVRDRLHLADVLRTLKRSPAVLRAWRIKP; the protein is encoded by the coding sequence ATGGGTTTTCGCTCCTTCGCCGTCGCTCGCCTGCCTGCCGCACTGACCGGCCTCTCGGGCATTACCAAGACCAGCCCGGAACCGACACAGGCCGAGGCGGCGTCGTTCGACGCCCTGCTGCACAAGCTCGCCTACCTGCCCAAGGGCGACATCAAGCGCATCCGCGAGGCCTACAAGTTCGCTGACGAGGCCCATCTGGGCCAGTTCCGCGCCAGCGGCGAGCCCTATATCACGCACCCGATCGCGGTGGCCGGCATCTGCGCCGACTGGCGCCTGGACGCGCAGGCCATCATGGCGGCGCTGATGCACGACGCCATGGAAGACTGCGGCGTCACCAAGACCGAGCTGATCGAGCGCTTCGAGGCCCCCACCGCCGAGCTGGTGGACGGGCTCACCAAGCTGGACAAGCTGCAGTTCTCCACCAAGGAGGAGTCGCAGGCCGAGAGCTTCCGCAAGATGCTGCTGGCGATGGCGCGCGATGTGCGCGTGATCCTGATCAAGCTGGCCGACCGTCTGCACAATATGCGCACCATGGGGGCGATGGCCTTCGAGAAACGCCGCCGCATTGCGCGCGAAACCCTCGATATCTATGCCCCGATCGCCCACCGCCTGGGGTTGAACGAGATCTACCGCGAGCTGCAGGAGCTCTCCTTCCAGTACATCCACCCCTGGCGCCACGCGGCCCTGTCCAAGGCGATCGCGAAGGCGCGCGGCAATCGGCGCGACCTGGTTTCACGCATCGAGCGCGATGTCATCAAGGCCTTCAACGAGGCTGGCCAGAAGGCCGAGATCCAGGGCCGCGAGAAGACCTTGTTCTCGATCTACAAGAAGATGCGCGAGAAGCACCTGAGCTTTGCCCAGGTGAGCGACATCTTCGGCTTTCGCATCATCGTGGCCGAGCTGCCCGAGTGCTATCTGGCGCTGGGCGTGCTGCACCAGCTCTACAAGCCGCAGCCGGGGCGTTTCAAGGACTACATCGCCATCCCCAAGCCGAATGGCTACCAGTCGCTGCACACCACCCTGGTGAGCCCGCTAGGCACGCCGGTGGAGTTCCAGATGCGCACCGAGACCATGCATATGGTGGCGGAAAAAGGCGTGGCCGCGCATTGGCTCTACAAGAACAAGGGCGACCCGCTGGCGGCCCAGCAGCTGGGTTCGCGCTGGCTGCAGTCGCTCATCGACATCCAGGACGAGACACGCGACGCCAACGAGTTCCTGGAGCATGTGAAGATCGATCTGTTCCCGGACGCGGTCTATGTCTTCACGCCCAAGTCCAAGATCATGGCGCTGCCGCGCGGCGCCACGCCGGTGGACTTTGCCTACGCCATCCACTCGGACGTGGGCGACCATTGCGTGGCCGCCAAGGTCAACGGCGAGCCGGTGCCACTGCGCGCCGAGCTGCGCAGCGGCGATGTGGTGGAAATCATCAGCGCCGCCGGCGCCCGCCCCAATCCCGCCTGGCTGAGCTTTGTACGCACCGGCCGCGCGCGCTCGAAGATTCGCCATTTCCTCAAGAACCTGGAACAGGAAGAGTCGCGCGAGCTGGGGCAGAAGATGCTGGCCCAGGCCCTGCGCGCCGAGGGCCTGGCCATGCCCAGCCTGGACGACGAGGACAACAGCGCCTCCCAGCTCTGGCAAGACCTGGCCCGCTGGGCCGGCAACCGCCATGTGGACGAGCTGCTGATCGAGATCGGCCTGGGCCGCAAGATCGCCACCATCGTGGCCAAGAAGCTGGCGCGCATGCTGGCCGAGCAAGGCCAGCGCCCCGACGCGGTGATGCTCAGCATGGGCCGCTTCGGCGCCGACGATGGCCCGGCCCAGGGCCAGGTCACCATCGACGGCACCGAGGGCGCCTCGGTGCGGCTGGCGAGCTGCTGCCGCCCCATCCCTGGCGACGACATCAAGGGCTATCTGGGCCGCGGCGAGGGCCTGGTGGTGCACACCGGCGAATGCCAGGTCGGGCGCCGCCTGTTCCAACGCGACAGCGAGCATTGGATCGCGGTGGCCTGGGGCGAGGAACTGAGCCGCAGCTTCGAGGCCGCAGTGGGCGTGCTGATGAAGAACGGCAAGGGCGTGCTGGCGCAGATTGCCACGGCCGTCAGCTCGGCCGAGGCCGACATCACCCATATCGCCATGACCGACGAGGCCCAGGCGCGCGAAACCGCCGAGATGCAACTGTTGCTGAGCGTGCGCGACCGCCTGCATCTGGCCGATGTGCTGCGCACGCTGAAGCGCTCGCCCGCCGTGCTGCGGGCCTGGCGCATCAAGCCCTAG
- a CDS encoding YicC/YloC family endoribonuclease, whose amino-acid sequence MPVYSMTGYASASSQPVTPSETGTVSTASVTVEARSVNGRFLDLGFRMPEDLRGLEPALRELLTKAFKRGKIELRINTQREGDNNWPQPQAEQLNKLARLEGTVQNWLPKAQALSVHEILQWCKGGGAAERLDEATLEAARLCVAGLAEAREREGEKLVAILQERIDTLRGLAEQAEPLVPAVVQRQQQRFLERWQEALVSTGAAQSIPEDALRERALNEAAAYAIRIDVAEELARLRAHLEEIERLLKKGGELGKRLDFLIQELHREANTLGSKSAALELTNISVEMKVAIEQMREQVQNIE is encoded by the coding sequence ATGCCAGTTTACAGCATGACGGGTTACGCCAGCGCCAGCTCGCAACCCGTTACACCGAGCGAGACCGGCACCGTCTCGACCGCCAGCGTGACCGTGGAAGCACGCTCCGTCAATGGGCGTTTCCTCGACCTGGGCTTCCGCATGCCCGAGGATCTGCGCGGTCTGGAGCCCGCCCTGCGCGAGCTGCTCACCAAGGCGTTCAAGCGCGGCAAGATCGAGTTGCGCATCAACACCCAGCGCGAGGGGGACAACAACTGGCCCCAGCCGCAGGCCGAGCAACTCAACAAGCTGGCGCGCCTGGAGGGCACGGTGCAGAACTGGCTGCCCAAGGCGCAGGCGCTCTCGGTGCACGAGATCCTGCAATGGTGCAAGGGTGGCGGCGCGGCCGAGCGGCTCGACGAGGCCACGCTGGAGGCGGCGCGCCTGTGCGTGGCCGGCCTGGCCGAGGCGCGCGAGCGCGAGGGCGAAAAGCTGGTGGCGATTCTGCAGGAGCGCATCGACACCCTGCGCGGCCTGGCCGAGCAGGCCGAACCCCTGGTGCCCGCCGTGGTGCAGCGCCAGCAGCAGCGTTTCCTGGAACGTTGGCAGGAGGCGCTGGTGAGCACCGGCGCGGCCCAATCGATACCCGAGGACGCGCTGCGCGAGCGCGCCCTCAATGAGGCGGCCGCCTACGCCATCCGCATCGACGTGGCCGAGGAGCTGGCGCGCCTGCGCGCCCATCTGGAAGAGATCGAGCGCCTGCTCAAGAAGGGCGGCGAGCTCGGCAAGCGCCTGGACTTCCTGATCCAGGAGCTGCACCGCGAGGCCAATACCCTGGGGTCCAAGTCCGCCGCGCTGGAACTCACCAACATCTCGGTGGAGATGAAGGTGGCGATCGAGCAGATGCGCGAGCAGGTCCAGAACATCGAATAA
- a CDS encoding non-canonical purine NTP pyrophosphatase, whose translation MKLVLASNNAKKLAELQALFAPLGVELVTQGSLGIAEAEEPFESFVENALAKARHAAAASGLPALADDSGLAVDALDGAPGVLSARYATLFGQPKSDADNNRVLLEQLAGKGAGPHRAQFVCALVAVRSARDPVPLIAMGRWQGQILPAAQGEGGFGYDPLMFIPSLGQSVAQLSAQVKNQLSHRALAAGSLVQQFKEVWQLG comes from the coding sequence ATGAAGCTGGTCCTTGCCTCCAACAACGCCAAGAAGCTCGCCGAGCTGCAGGCCCTGTTCGCGCCGCTGGGTGTGGAACTGGTGACGCAGGGCTCGCTGGGCATTGCGGAGGCCGAGGAGCCCTTCGAGAGCTTTGTGGAGAACGCGCTGGCGAAGGCGCGCCACGCCGCGGCGGCCAGCGGCCTGCCGGCGCTGGCCGACGATTCGGGCTTGGCCGTCGACGCGCTGGACGGCGCGCCCGGCGTGCTCTCGGCGCGCTATGCCACGCTGTTCGGTCAGCCCAAGTCGGACGCCGACAACAACCGCGTGCTGCTGGAACAGCTCGCCGGCAAGGGCGCCGGCCCGCACCGCGCCCAGTTCGTCTGCGCCCTGGTGGCCGTGCGCAGCGCCCGGGATCCGGTGCCGCTGATCGCGATGGGGCGTTGGCAGGGTCAGATCTTGCCCGCGGCGCAGGGCGAGGGCGGCTTTGGCTACGACCCGCTGATGTTCATCCCCAGCCTGGGCCAGAGCGTGGCGCAGCTGAGCGCTCAGGTGAAGAACCAGCTGAGCCATCGTGCCCTGGCTGCGGGCTCGCTGGTGCAGCAGTTCAAAGAGGTCTGGCAACTTGGCTGA
- a CDS encoding PP2C family protein-serine/threonine phosphatase: MRFGIYQVSRRGGREKNEDRMGYCYTRDAVLFALADGMGGHPEGEVAAQIALQTVASMFQRDAKPVLDDPNRFLEDAILVAHQQLLRYGQDKGLSDTPRTTVVAGVLQRGNAHWAHCGDSRLYMVRGGELMARTRDHSYSELQEALGRHANGAERFNRNVLFTCLGSPGKPMIDICGPIPLQTGDRFMLCSDGMWSTVSDLAIADQLSTRVISDAVPELVEQALRNGGARCDNVTALAVEWEGEDEPDAADSISTQNLADDGFASTIQAAALEAQERREDLSEAEIEQSVREIQAAIRKAGKK, from the coding sequence GTGAGGTTCGGCATCTATCAAGTCAGCCGACGCGGCGGCCGGGAAAAGAACGAAGACCGCATGGGGTATTGCTATACCCGCGACGCGGTGTTGTTCGCGCTTGCCGACGGCATGGGCGGCCACCCCGAGGGCGAGGTGGCGGCGCAGATCGCGCTGCAGACCGTGGCCAGCATGTTCCAGCGCGATGCCAAGCCGGTGCTGGACGACCCGAACCGCTTTCTGGAAGACGCGATCCTGGTCGCGCACCAGCAACTCCTGCGCTACGGCCAGGACAAGGGCCTCAGCGACACCCCGCGTACCACCGTGGTGGCCGGCGTGCTGCAGCGTGGCAATGCCCACTGGGCCCATTGCGGCGACTCGCGCCTGTACATGGTGCGCGGCGGCGAGCTGATGGCGCGCACGCGCGACCATTCCTACAGCGAGCTGCAGGAGGCCCTGGGTCGCCATGCGAATGGCGCCGAGCGCTTCAACCGCAACGTGCTGTTCACCTGCCTGGGCAGCCCCGGCAAGCCCATGATCGATATCTGCGGCCCGATCCCGCTGCAGACCGGCGACCGCTTCATGCTGTGCTCCGACGGCATGTGGAGCACGGTGTCCGACCTGGCCATTGCCGACCAGCTCTCCACCCGCGTGATCTCGGACGCCGTGCCCGAGCTGGTGGAGCAGGCGCTGCGCAACGGCGGCGCGCGCTGCGACAATGTCACCGCGCTGGCGGTGGAATGGGAAGGCGAGGACGAGCCCGACGCGGCCGACTCGATCTCCACCCAGAACCTGGCCGACGACGGCTTTGCCTCCACCATCCAGGCGGCCGCGCTGGAAGCGCAGGAACGCCGCGAGGATCTCAGCGAGGCCGAGATCGAGCAGTCGGTGCGCGAGATCCAGGCCGCGATCCGCAAGGCCGGCAAAAAATAA